The stretch of DNA TCCTTAAAAGATTCTTATTCTCAATAAGACAAGCTCTACTTAACTAAAGTTTGGATCCAATGTTTCTCTCGGTATTTCTCTCAGTAGTATCTTCAACAGCCCGAATCACGTGACCCAAAAACTTCTTCCTATTCGCAGCGTACACGTGTCCATCCCAGCCACGCTTCACCAAATCAACGGCCAAACCAACAGCAGCCTTAACCGTCTCCTCAGCGCTATCATGCGCCGAGTAAATAATCCCCAACCGCAGCGCCTCCTTAGCAGTTATCTTATCCGCCTGCATCACGATCCGGCGGCGAGCCGCGGCGGAACCTACCTTAGCATCAACAATGGCGATGAACCAAGCCGGAATAACTCGATTGATGTCGATTTCGCTCATGTAGAGAAATCCTCTATCAGATCGCATCAAAACGTAGTCATGAGCGAGTGCGAGGATGTAACCGGCGGCGGAAGCGTGACCAGTGACAGCCGCGATTGTAGGCATAGGGAGAGAGATGAGATCGGAGACGACGGAACGGAGTAAGTCGTCCATGAGGATGAGGCGGTCGTAAAAGGATTGAGACCAGTCAACGTCGTAGCCGTTGGAGAAGAATTTGCCATGAGCGGTGGTTATGAGGGCAGAGGAAGTGGTGGCTTCTTGACGGACACGGTGGAGGGCGGATTTGATGGAATTGAGGAGTGTGGGATTGAGACGGTGCTCGTTGTCGCCGGTTAGGGTTAGGATGAAAATGTCACCTCTTTTCTCTAAGCTGCACATTTTTTACTGAAAATTGATTATCAAGAGTTTAAGCGATTCTTAGCTCATAAACAGTTACAAACACGAAAGATCTTTACAGTAAACACTGGGGACATGTATTTAATAACCGTCAAATATAAGAGTCGTGGgcagataaatttttatttttattgaattaattaatataagtcggataaattttaaataatttttgaacaTTGACAAAATTTAGGTGagttttattaattgatttttgtatGAATTAACTTGATcgtttattattatatttttaaatttatatttttttaaagtttattttaaagttttattaataaaacattttgTATATAGTTTTATCAAATACGCATTCTTTTACAgcatttacataaaaaaaaacgcTCTAAAATACCATGCTATTGGTGTGAAAGCGATATATTATATACAAAACGTTCTAAAAGTGTTGTAAACATAACGTGGAAGTCTTTACGAACATTGTGACCTATATGACatacaacaacactttttctaaagcgcttgtcaaaaaagcgttgttgtatccttCGCTAATtgtacaa from Cicer arietinum cultivar CDC Frontier isolate Library 1 chromosome 3, Cicar.CDCFrontier_v2.0, whole genome shotgun sequence encodes:
- the LOC101494437 gene encoding enoyl-CoA delta isomerase 1, peroxisomal-like, producing MCSLEKRGDIFILTLTGDNEHRLNPTLLNSIKSALHRVRQEATTSSALITTAHGKFFSNGYDVDWSQSFYDRLILMDDLLRSVVSDLISLPMPTIAAVTGHASAAGYILALAHDYVLMRSDRGFLYMSEIDINRVIPAWFIAIVDAKVGSAAARRRIVMQADKITAKEALRLGIIYSAHDSAEETVKAAVGLAVDLVKRGWDGHVYAANRKKFLGHVIRAVEDTTERNTERNIGSKL